Below is a genomic region from Culicoides brevitarsis isolate CSIRO-B50_1 chromosome 2, AGI_CSIRO_Cbre_v1, whole genome shotgun sequence.
TACTCCTTTAATTCGCATCTTTTTTTGCTGTCTCGCTACGATACACACAGCATACAAATAATACTCTTTGTTCTGCCCGCAACAAGCAACATAACGATCGTGAGTGTCGATTCACCTTCTCGCTTCTCTTCTCTTGCAGAAAAACCGCTCGTGCACCAACAACAATCATGTCGTCGAAACGCAAGTCAGAACCAACGAAGAAGCCGGCGAAGCGCAACAAGAAGAAGCAAGACAAGGATTTCGAGTCGGATTTGAGCGACGACTTTGACGATGAAGTTCCGCCGCAGCAAGAAGTTCTCATTCCAGCAGAATTGGGACCTGCAACGCGTTTGCCCGAAGAATTGTTGCACACATTCGACCGCGAACCGGGCAAGCTTTTGATTGCCGGCATGGTAACGTGGGAAATGACAGGGCGTCGTGCCGATTCGAAAGGCGTAACGAAAATCCGCCCCAATTTGTACTATTTCAATCGTTTCACGGATGAAAAGTATCGTTTTGCGACTTCGGGTCCTGCATCGGCTCACAGCGTCTTGATCAACATGGATCGCAAAGCTCTCACGTTCGGGCGCAATCAATACGGGCAACTTGGACAACCCGAAACGCGCGCTTACGAGAAACCCACGCCTGTTCCGGGACTCGAGGGATTCAATATCATCTCAGCTGCCTGCGGGCGCAATCATACGTTGTTCCTCACGGATTTGGGCACCGTTTATGCGTGTGGCGACAACAAATCCGGGCAATGCGGCGTCGGAAATACCACGCCAACTATCATGAAGGCACAACGTATCAACTATGCAGGCCCGCCAATCATCAAAGTTGGATGCGGCGCCGATTTTTCCGTCATTTTGGATATCAAGGGGAACTTGCATACCTTTGGATTGCCCGAATATGGGCAATTGGGACACAATACCGACGGCAAATACTTCATGACATCCACAAAAATGTCTTTCCATTTCGAAACGTCGCCCAAACGCGTCGTTTTGTTCATCGAAAAGGCCAAAGATGGGCATGTAACGCCCGTCGATGACGTTCAAATTGTCGATTTCAGCTGCGGAAACAACCATACTGTCGCTGTCGATGCCAAGAAACGCGCTTATTCATGGGGATTCGGAGGCGTTGGGCGTTTAGGACATGCCGAACAAAAGGATGAAATGGTTCCGCGTCTCATCAAGTACTTCGACATTGCTTCCAAAGGTGTCAAACGTATTTTCTGCGGGGCATCTTACAGTCTCGCAATCACCGAATCCGGACAACTCTTCTTATTTGgacaaaataagaaaactggagaggtaaaaaattttaatttttattaaaattcacgaaaaaacttaccaaaaaatcgatttttcaggCAAACATGTATCCAAAACCCGTTCAAGACTTGAGCGGATGGAACATCAATGCAATTGGTACGAGCAACACATCCATCATCATTAGCGCCGACGATAGTTTGATCGCATGGGGTGCTTCTCCAACTTTCGGTGAACTCGTAAGTTGcttctttttccttttttcattaaaaaaaaatttaaaaaacaaaaaattttcagggtTTGGGCGATTTGCAAAAATCCTCATCCGTTCCAAAGGAAGTCAGCAAGATGGAAGGCATGAAAATTGTCCAAGTTACCATGGGAATGTCTCACACTTTGCTGTTGGTCAACACAGAAGACGAGAAAACACgcgaaaaatatgagaaattcAACGAGTTTGTTATCGAAGAGTAAAAAAACGATCCTCGATCTTCGCatcaacttaatttattttacattttttttaacaagaaaactcgagatgtaattttttcatcattttttttttacttttaaaataatttttaagattttttaagtgtAAGTGTtcagttttgatttttctgtgtcgcgataaaaaaaaatttttttttcatcatcattcagtattataagacaatttttccattaatttttagtgcagaacacttttttcatcaacaaaaaaaaaacaaataattaaacgagcagcaataaataagaaactttCAAGTTTTGAGAGAACGTTATGTGAGGAAAAAATATACGAAATACTATTAAAGAAAAGTCTGAGACAAGTAACTatcaaataatattgaaaacaaaaagtaaattcc
It encodes:
- the LOC134831612 gene encoding protein RCC2 homolog: MSSKRKSEPTKKPAKRNKKKQDKDFESDLSDDFDDEVPPQQEVLIPAELGPATRLPEELLHTFDREPGKLLIAGMVTWEMTGRRADSKGVTKIRPNLYYFNRFTDEKYRFATSGPASAHSVLINMDRKALTFGRNQYGQLGQPETRAYEKPTPVPGLEGFNIISAACGRNHTLFLTDLGTVYACGDNKSGQCGVGNTTPTIMKAQRINYAGPPIIKVGCGADFSVILDIKGNLHTFGLPEYGQLGHNTDGKYFMTSTKMSFHFETSPKRVVLFIEKAKDGHVTPVDDVQIVDFSCGNNHTVAVDAKKRAYSWGFGGVGRLGHAEQKDEMVPRLIKYFDIASKGVKRIFCGASYSLAITESGQLFLFGQNKKTGEANMYPKPVQDLSGWNINAIGTSNTSIIISADDSLIAWGASPTFGELGLGDLQKSSSVPKEVSKMEGMKIVQVTMGMSHTLLLVNTEDEKTREKYEKFNEFVIEE